The sequence below is a genomic window from Archocentrus centrarchus isolate MPI-CPG fArcCen1 chromosome 18 unlocalized genomic scaffold, fArcCen1 scaffold_23_ctg1, whole genome shotgun sequence.
ACCTTCTACAGTGAGTCTCCAGCCTTTTCTGGCTTCACAGAATCATTCCATTAAGGGTTCATGTGACTGTCAGAATAAAAGCTTAAAAATCAGTCACTGTTTATATCCACAGTAAAGAGGGAAGTGCTCTTGTGTCTGGAAGCCTTCACTGTTTGAACCAGGTAAACACTGCTGAAAGGGTGGTGTGAGACTCCTGTCTTTTCCCCATCATCACCATAACCGTGTACAGTATATAATTCTGGGAGGATGTGCTGTATACCTGTCTATGTACTTTACACCCACTGTTCCATTGCAGCTTGCCAAAACAGTGTATACTTCTATGCTTGGATGTGCACTGTGGAAAAGTCACACTAAAAGAAATTGAATGTCTAGTGCAAATGGCACTATACTTCTACGTTAACTGCAATTTTCAAGCACTGTGAGACAGTAAACCTAAACAACACTGCCATCAGCTGGCCAAACATCAACTCACCATGTGGTGGAATATAACTTAAAATCTACAGGAAAAATCGGTTAAATCAGGCCAGCAATGATGTGCTAAATGCACTCCTGCCTAaaatgtagggtctttacactTTATTAAtaactgctgtaaataaaactggactGAATTAGATTGTGCCTGTCTATAATTTTGACTTACGATGGTCAAAAAGGATTGAATTCTTTAATTCTTTGTTACTTTGGTGGCTCGAGGTGATTATGTGATAGTTTGATCAGTCTGAAAGTGCCTTggggcgactgtttgttgtgatttggcgctatacaaataaaattgaactgaattgaatcataTTTGATTTTACAAACTCATGTTGAATGCAAACTTTAGCTTGTGGAGCTCAGAATTCAAAGAAAGCTTTGTATTTAAGTTTTATTCTATTACAAAAAATTAACACACTGCCAACAATCatgttgaaaagaaaacaaatattgttTGGGATTATATAGTTAATAATGTACTGCATGACTGCTGGGCTCACAGAGACTTTGCAGCCAACAACTTTGCTCTCCGAGCTGCACCAGACTTCCTCTTTGTTTTAGATCTGAGGAGGGACGGATGGGATCCTTTTTTTTCGCCTCCACTGGCTTTGGCCCAATAACTAGAGgagcaaaaacacagacacacaaaccagtAAGTTAAGTGTAAATATTAAATTGTATGGGGATAGTGGAGTGACAAGATTTAACTCTTAACAGGAAGGGATTCCTGGCTCACCTATCTGTGTATTTGACAGAGCAGGCTTTACGTTTGTGCTGTGGGCTTCCACAGTTAAAGCAGCCCTCCTTTACTTGACTGCTGGTACACGGGTGGTCTGGGAGGGCACAGTGGCCACAGGACTggcagtgcttccaggcttacAAGGAAGGCATTTAAATAAATTCACAAAACGTGCAAAATACGAGAAAGTAGTGATGTGAAAGCATTAACTGCACATCAGTTTGTATGTGATTAGTCTACCTACATGGTTTCACACATTTCCCACAAGCTGAGCAGTGATTCCATTCCCGACCATCCTGCAAACACCAGGAGAAAATACAGGTGTAACATGTACAGATTGAATGGGAACTTCACACAGTGCCTTATTAGTTTTATACCTTGGATGGGCAGAGGTTGCATTTAGCACAATGTTTGTTCAGCGATGCGACATATCTCTCACATAAAGGGCAAAATCTGAAAATGAGAAGATCATTCACTTTAAGACAAGTTGAACATACACGTCATCATTATTATCCATCAttactgtttcatttaaaaaggtTAGTTAAAAAAGGTCCGTCTGCTACAGCTGACTGTGTTGTGTTTATGCATTGCATTAGATGCCTACAAAGGCAAACTTGGAGTCGTGGTGTGTGAGCTGctgacttttttcccccacatataaaaatgctgaaaatgcaaaaaattccccaaaaaagttaataaaactGACATTACGCCATCAATTAATGACACCAATTAACTCATCCATCAGTTTTTCAATACTCCGTTTAACCATCTTCTTAAATTTGTGCCTAATGtgagaaacaaaaatagatTCTCAGTACTGCTGCAGAGGTATCCTTAAAATACATTACAGAAAATTATTCTGCAACCAAACACCTAAACTTTCAAATTTGGGTCATAAATTTGCCCATTTTATGCGGCGATGAAAACAGATGTTTTTTATTCTGCACAGTTAACCAAAAACATGAGTTTTGTGCCAATGTATACTTTTTTATAGTTATATCACAAATCTGTGACAATCTAGAGGCCTGTTCAACCTGGTTATTACAATAAAACTTCTCTATCATCTTCTTAATGATATCCATATTGACATCTGTATTTGACAGAGTGAGCATGTTGTAACCTGTAACCCTCCTCTTTGGGAAGGATGATGTCACTGGGTGAAAGATTAGTGAAGAGTCTCACAGGAGACTGTTTTCTGCCCATCTTTCCATGTTTATACAGAGGATGGTTATCATAGTCCacctgaaagaaagaaataaacagttaCTTCATTACTTCTTCCAATGAGAGCATATTAGACCACTGAATGTATTAAaaaacatgtatgtgtgtgtgtgtggggggtgtaaaagtcagagaaaaaaattccacattaaatttgcaaatttacaaaagaaaaaaaactagtaTTTCGCTTCACTTAAAGTTAAAGTTGAAGAAAAATTCACATATGGAATGTTATTAGAACATCCACAACACCTCTTTCCAATCATATCATTAAGGCAGATAACAAACCACAAGCTTCTTTTCTTTATAAAATGACCTCTGACGTGGACTAAGAGCACTGGTTTCTCTGTGCAGCTGACTGTGATACCAGTGTGCAAGGACTGCCTGCTAAGTGCAGCAACATATTTCTTCACTCACATACAGTGTTGCTTGACCCAAAATCACTTTACAAATTGATCATGCAGTCATCATACTTAATGTGCTTCTGAATAATCTGGGGTATTTGAAAATTATAATGTACTACACACAATTTGAGACAGAAGTTAATTGCTATAAATGTCTATCTGAAAGTGTAGTATCCATATTTAAGGAAGTGACTCTGATAATATAAATGTAGAattagaataataaataaaatacaatttggtaacgctttcttttaaggcccacccttaggccgtaactatcctgtaagtaaattttagttatgtggaattacgccgtaattatttttaattattttgaactccacactgctattattttgaacacacctCTTTCAATTAATCAATTATACAGGCTCAGGAGCATGCATATCATCaatgttgggtctgttggttttctatgactctactacacctactggtaaattgattgattgatctggtGAGTCATTTtagactgctattattttgaacagaaCTGTAGCTCTTTCCCTGCATCTGGTGGTGTTGATGTCTCTGACTGGTGGTAAGCTGCACCCAATGGTTCTCCACCCAGATCTCCTCCTCTGCTGGTGTGCACCCAACGTACCACACAGTGAGGTGGTCATGGCGCTCTCCACTGTAAAAGGACCTGAAGGAAGTCTGTCTTTAGGCCTGCCCTCTTCAACTTCCTCAGGAAATACAGGTGTTAGTGGTCTTTCTTAATGACAGCTGTGGTGTTGGTGTGCCAGGTGAATGTCTCAGTGAGGTAGAGATTTTCACAGGACTATCACCAGTCCTGCGAAAATCCACCACTATCACTTCAGTCTTCCGGACATTGAGGATGAGGTTGTTGTCTGAACACCAGGGTGTCAGGTCTTCTACCCACTGCCTGTACACTGACCTGACCCATGGCTGATGAGACcagctaccactgtgtcatctGGAAACTTCACTACGAGACTACGTGAGCAGTGGGTGGGTCATTAGTATGTAgtgggctgagcacacagccctgtggggaaaCCGTGTACAGGATGATGGTGGAGGATGTGTTGTCTTTGATTCTGACCCTTTGTGGCCTGCAGGCCAGGATGTCTAAGATCCATTTCCACAGAGATGAGGAGGTTCCTGGTGCTGCCAGCTTAGACACCAGTTTCTGCTGGATGGTAGTGTTAAATGCAGAACTGAAGTCCAGGAATAGCAGCCTCATATAGGAGTCTTTGTTCTCCAGGTGAACGAGAGCCTGGTAGGTCACAGCAGCAATGGTATGGGCCGTGGACTGGTTCTGCCTGTATGCATGCTAGTGGGAGTCTTCTGCCACATTGGTGGTCTGCCTCAGATGCCTCCTCACCAACCTCTTGCGAGCGCAATGGGGTGGTGATCATTGAGGCATGACAAAGAGGTTTTTTGCACGGGATGATGGTTGCTGTGGTGAGGCATGATGGGACTTTGTTCTACTTTTAAGTGCTTCCGATCTAACttttccacacacattcacatgaatACACTGGGAGCAACTCGGGTTTCaatatcttgtccaaggatactctgccatgcagactggagcagacaggatcaaaccaccaaccttctgattgccAACCACCCCAGTACCCGGTTTTTAGCATGAAAATGATTCCAAACACACTAACGAtatagaaaagcacacaaatgaactctatcagtcatggactagCCACTCCAGAGCCCAGATCTCAACAGCGGTGTGGGATGATCTTAAAGAAtggaataaaaggcagccaacattaAAGTAAGAGCTTCCgaatatccttcaagaagcctggagaactattcttaaagagttttaaagaaattacaataaaGCTTGCCTATGAGAGTTCAGACAGTATTGAAAATAAAGATGGTCATATCAAATATGGGCattcaagctcgttagaattgtacaaactgtatTTGCCTTATATACAGAATTTCTATTTATCTTttcacgtttcaataaatcactgcacccatttcccatttttctttaaaaaacatgaagaaatgaaGGATGGTGTAAGATTTAGTGTAACTTTTCAGagtaaaatatgacaaaaatcacacaagTGTCTGTAAGTAATATTACAGCACAGCACTCAATATTATTTTAGAAACAACTAAACTTCTAACATTGCAGTTTTTTGAATGCTTGTTGCTAGTTATATTAGCTGAGAAGTAAAACTTTTGTCCTGCTGTTACCTGGTAGTCCAACATGCTGAATGATGGAAGACACGCCAATATCCGAGGCTCAAAGTAGTATGGGAAGATCCAGATCATGGGCATGTCAGCCTTACTGCTGTCTGCAGATACAAACACAACATGTGTGTTAGAGTCAAACACTGGACTTCTGTTACTAATAGTAGCAGAAATGTCCGTGCTCTTTGGTTGGGCCATGCTGTGATTTGTTGCTATAATAACGTAAGACTGCTCAAGTCAACAGTTTTATACTAACAGCAGTACAAATGACTGCATGTAAAAGAATTGTCTGAAAATCTACAAAGTTTTTAGGCTCTTTAGGCTCACTCACTGTTTTGGTTTTGCCATCTACACAATTTACTATTTTGGTTTAGAATTATACTTCTCATCAACCAACCTCCATTCCAACACCAAAAAGCCATTAGCTGGTGAAACAAATAAGTTTTCAACAGCTTAAGAGACACATTTTACTCTCAAGAAGTggtagagacaaaaaaaaagagcgacAAGGACAGAAAATATTGGATTCACAAACATAAGGTAGAcacaaataaaatcataaatttATTTTAGTGGTGGTCCAGCTTTGAAGAACATGCAACTTGGCAAATGTTTGCAAACATTTTAGCCATATCAACTTTAAATAATGATAAAGTTTTATAACGTTTTATGTTTACAACCTGTACATAGAAATCCATCTAACTGAAggatgattttaaaaaacaaaaatgtttcacaTTGAAAGGTCCACAGTGATGCTGACCAGAGCTCTGCAACTTCTTCCATGCCTGAGATATCCGAGAAAAACTGTTGGCCAGGGGCTTTACCAGACCACCAAATGGAGGGTCAGCTACCATTACCACCTTCTCCTTATCAGAGTCTCTGAGGAAGGCCTTCAGGATTGCACTGGATGACTGATAAGAGAGCAGGCTTTGTCACACAGAGCTGCATATGGAAAGCTTGGCTCAATAAAGCTGGACATAGGCTCAATTCGTACCTCTCCACCAAAAAAGTGATGATTAAACATGTTGTAATGACAGAACTCATCTTGGCTGTAGAACTGAGCATATctgaaatagaaagaaatgattAATTATTTGGCTTTTCTATTATGCAACAGATTATCTTGTATTttgggagaaaaagaaaaaaagaacataagTTTGAACTTATCTACTGCTTGTGTCACCAAGTTAGGTGAGAACACACCAGGTAAGGATAAGGTGTCTGACTACATGCTAAAGAGTATAACCCGGGAATATACCCATCTTGCACTTCTAGCCTGCACAATGCTTCCAGAAACAGACAGCAGAGAAAGAACTGCTTTAAACAACAATATTTGATCTTCCTTTAGTCCAGATATATTACCTTTATCATGCAGAGGTCTAAAAGgtacacaacaaaacagaacagttTTATTAACTCTGTATGTGAAACATATGTAAAATTTGAACGAAAAATATTTAGAATGCTGTAAAAATTATTACAGTAGATCTGACTTGAGACTATGTCCTAGAATGGGTTTTTGCAGAAAGCTTGGCATGAACTCACAGGCTTCATCAAACTTCTCATTAACCATAAACTGGTTTCCTCTCCATGTGTGCGCACGTCATaggatgagaggcagggtacaccctgtacaagtcaccagcctgtcacaggtctaacacaaagacagacaaccattcacagtcaTATTtacaccaattaacctaaccccagtaactgcatgtctttggactgtgggaggaaaccggagtacccagagaaaacctatgcagacatgtggagaacatgcaaactcaacacagaaagaccccagtGATGCTGACCAGAGCTCTGCCACTTCTTCCATGCCTGAGATATCCAAGAAAAACTGTTGGCCAGGGGCTTCACCAGACCACCAAATGGggcaaggtggaatcaaacctagtatcttcttgctatgaggcagcaccacaccaccatgctgccttcactAAAAGCAGGTGCCTAATATTAATTAAGTTGCTCTCGTGTTGCCAAAAGAGCTGGCAACAGATACTTTTGCTTCTGTGGGTTATGGTATGACCTCCATAAGTCAGGCTGGGAGACCCAAGACTGAGGCTCACATCCAGTCGCTTAAGAAACACAAGGTGAtctaagtaagtaagtaaagaaacaaacactacCAGGACTGAACAATTACTAAACAGCCTTCTGAACACTAATTTCAAAGACTGCAGACTGActgatgatatatatatatatatatatatatatatatatatatatatatatatataaactcttATAACATGCGCTTTCCATCACGTTCCTCCCTGAAGAAGACCACAGATCATCCTGGATTCTCTGGAGCTGGACCTGAGGCATACAAAGAACAAGCTGGACCAGGTTCTGAAGAACTGGGATTAACACCATAAACCGGTCATCAAGAGAATCAGCAGCATCCAGAGAATGCTGAGTAAAAGCACCATGGTGAAGGAATTCAAGGTCTAATTTATATGACAAAGCCATTTAAAACTACAGTACCTGCAGGTAACTATGGTTGAACAAGTATTTCTGCTTGTGTCTCCTATAAAGGGTCACTCTGAGAATGAGATGAGGGTCACTGCACCATTTAAGTTTGCAGCTTCATCACTGTATAACTCTAAATCACATCTTTCTACCTCACTTTGATCTTTGTGGCCACTCTTCCAGCCCTAAGAAGAGGCTGAATGAAGAGAGATTTGAGAGGCTTCTTAAAACACTCTCCTCCATCTCCAAAAATCTCAAGGCCCAACTGCAAAGGAAGGCTCTACTGTTGTGTACTAAAATAATTACACCTACATGCCATTAGACTAACTCATTTAGAGTAGCAGAGTGAGTGAAATTTACGTGTATTTAGGCAGCAGTAAAGAACAAAGTGGGCCAATCAAGGCATACTTCATTAGGttaaaatgataccaaacaaaatacttgtttcttttttctgctctctgaTTTA
It includes:
- the zcchc4 gene encoding rRNA N(6)-adenosine-methyltransferase ZCCHC4, translated to MDGNEEHGNSFGIEVILLEDAQTAPCCSHGPTLLFEKVCKGREKGRRFYACSACRDRKDCNFFQWEDEKVSEARLLAREAENQSKRPPFTHQEYWNRFQKFASLPLDEKLFCQDCQILLLPGEHSVHSAHRSTLITAAQLKRPSVLLRPLDNKKSNAQYLFTERSAHFLLDTLAGLGYKKMLCVGTPRLQELIKLRNLEQKHQPMKSLLLDIDFRYAQFYSQDEFCHYNMFNHHFFGGESSSAILKAFLRDSDKEKVVMVADPPFGGLVKPLANSFSRISQAWKKLQSSDSSKADMPMIWIFPYYFEPRILACLPSFSMLDYQVDYDNHPLYKHGKMGRKQSPVRLFTNLSPSDIILPKEEGYRFCPLCERYVASLNKHCAKCNLCPSKDGREWNHCSACGKCVKPSWKHCQSCGHCALPDHPCTSSQVKEGCFNCGSPQHKRKACSVKYTDSYWAKASGGEKKGSHPSLLRSKTKRKSGAARRAKLLAAKSL